The Aquipuribacter hungaricus DNA window GGACTGCCTCAGCGTGTCGCCCAGCTCGGTGACGATCTCCGCCGGGGTGTCGTCCAGCCGGTCCAGCACGCGCAGCAGCCCCGGGCTGATGTGCTCGCTCGTGGAGCCCCGGGGCGGCGGGGTGTGCCCCGCCAGGCGGAACAGGTGGTCCCGCTCGTCGAGGGTCAGGTGCAGGCCCTGGGCGATGGAGGAGATCATCTGCTCGGACGGGTGGGGTCCCCGCTGACGCTCGATCCGCGCGTAGTAGTCCGTGGAGATGTGGCACAGGACCGCGACCTCCTCCCGGCGCAGGCCCCCGGTCCGCCGGCGCTGGCCACGGGGCATCCCGACGTCCTCTGGCTGCAGGGACTCCCGCCGGTTCCGGAGGAACTCCGCCAGCCCGGCCCTGTCGATCACGGCTGCACACGTCCTGTCGTCATCCTTCGTTCCTACCGTCCCCCCGCCGGCGCAGCCACGGCCTCCGGGTCCCCCCTTCCCCACGGCGGGCACGCACCTCCGCCGCGCCGGGCCGCCGCTGGACGACGACGGCGGTGGGCCACCCCCTCCCGAAGGGACCGTCCGGCGGGGGTCACGGCCAGGCGGTGAGGTCCAGCTCCTGGAAGTCGGCGACCTCGGGGGCCCACCGCTCCCGCACGAACCTGACGTGCTCGGGGTGCTCGTCGTAGGCGCGGTACGCCTGCTCGTCGGAGAACCGCATCGAGAGCTGGAACCGGTGCGGGCTCTGCGGGCTGACCTGCCGATGGACGGCGAGATCCTGCACGCCCGGCACGGCGGACAGCACCGCCCGGGCACGGGTGAGGAACTCCACCTCGGCCTCGGAGCCCTCGGGGTGCACGAGGCAGAAGCTGACGGTGTGCGTGATCACGAGGGTCGTCCGTCCTGCCGCCGGTCCGGGGGTGCCTCCACGCCCAGGAAGTCCGCGAGCAGAGCCCGGAAGGCGTCCGGGTGCTCGACGGCGGGCGCGTGGCCGCACCGGTCGAGGACGTGCAGCCGCGCGTCGGGCAGCGACGCGAGCAGCGCGGGCACCGACGTGGCGAGCGGCGTCACCGTGTCCTGGGCGCCGTGCACGAGCAGCACGGGGGCGCGGACGCCGGCGAGCTCGGCGGGCGCGAGGGCGAGGTCGTCGACCCACCGCTGCCGCGGCGGGGGGAACAGCCCCTCGAAGGCGGCCTCGCCCGCCTCCATGGCCGCCGCGCGCGCCGTGACCGCCTGCTCGCCCACCAGGGCAGGGTCGAGCAGCAGCCTCGACAGCATGTCCCGGGCGCCGTCCCTGCCCGGCGGCGCGGCCCAGACGGCCTCGAGGTCGGGCGACAGCGGCGCCCCGGGGGCCCCCATCGCGGACACCGCGACGACCCCGGCCACCTGCGAGGGCCGCGCGACGGCCAGCGACAGCGCGACGGCCGCCCCCATGGAGTGCCCGACCACGACGTACCGGTCCAGGCCCAGCGCGTCCACGAGACCGGACGCCTGCTCGGTCCACGTCCGGCGCCCGCCGCGGGACCCCGGCGGGAGCGGTGTCCCGCCGAACCCCGCGAGGTCCGGGGCGACGAGCCTGCACGACCCGGCCAGCGCCTCCGCCGTGGCGCCCCACGACCCCGCGCCCGTGGTCCCCGGGCCGGAGCCGTGGAGCAGGAGCACCGCCGGGCCGGACCCCACGTCGAGGACCTGCACCGCCGAGCCGCGCACGAGGACGGTCCGGCCCGCCGCCACCCCCGTCGCGGTCGGGCCGGACCCGGCGGTGCGGCTCTCAGGCAGGGACGGACGCGGCGTGCCGCGCGAAGAGCTCCATCATGGCCCGCCCGAACTGGGGCATGTCCGGCCAGCCCCGGCACGAGACGAGGTTGCCGTCGACGACGTCCGGCGCGTCGACGACGGTCGCGCCGGCGTTCTCCATGTCGCCCGTGATGGGCGGGAAGCACGCGGTCTTCCGGCCCTTGAGCAGCCCGTACACGGCGGGCACCTGCGCGCCGTGGCACACCAGGGCGATCGGCAGGTCGCGGGCGAAGAAGTGCTCGGTGATGCGGCGGACGTCGGCGTCCACGCGGATCCACTCCGGCGCCCGCCCGCCCGGGATGATGAGGGCGTCGTAGCGCTCGACGTCGACCTCGGACCACGGCACGTCGACGGGCAGCCGGCGGCCCGGCTTCTCCACGTAGGCGTCCGAGCCCGGGTCGAACTCGTGGATGACGAGCTGCACGTCGCGCAGGGTCCGGGAGGAGACGTCGACGTCCCAGCCGCCCTCCTGCACGCGGTAGTAGGGGTACATGGTGTCGAGCTCCTCGGCGGCGTCGCCGGTCAGGAGCAGCGCTCTGGGCACTGCGTCTCCTCGCACTCGTCGATGGGTGGCGGATCGGATCCGATCGGATCGACGTGCAGGATTGCGGTGACCGCCTCCCGCGTCAAGACCCCTCGCGGCCGCCGTCGTCCCCGTCTGCACCGGCTGCCCCGGCTGCCCCCGCTGCCTCCGCCGCGTCGAAGAGCGCCCCGAAGCGCTCGCCCGAGCGGAGGATGTGCGTGCGCATCGCCCAGGCCGCGGCGTCCGGGTCCCGGCTGGCCACCGCCTCGAGCACCTCGTCGTGCTCGGCCGTCGCCAGCGACGTCACCTGGGTGTCGAAGAGCAGGCGGAACAGGTGCACGTGGGTGTGCAGCCGGGCCAGCGCCTCGCGCACCAGGGCGTTGCCCCCGCTCAGGGCGACGAGGTCGTGGAAGGCGGCGTCCCGGCGGCCGAACGCGCCGTAGGCCAGGTGCCCGTCGCCGCCGGCGAGGTCCGCCATCTCCGCCAGCATCTGCCGCATCCCGCGCACGTGCTCCGGCGTGGCGCGCTCGGCCGCCCGCCGGGCCGCCGCGGGCTCCAGCAGCAGCCGGACCTCGAGCATGTCCTCGAAGCGCCCCCGGGTGATCTGCGGAGGGATGCGGTAGCCGGCGTGGTGGACGCGCACGACGAGCCCGTCGGCCTCCATCCGGTTGAGGGCGTCCCGGATCGGGGTCTGGGAGACCCCCAGCTCGCGCGCCAGGGCGTCGATGGTGACGCGCGAACCCGGCACGATCCGCAGCGACATCAGCTGCGCGAGCAGCGTGTCGTACACCTCGTCCGCCAGCCGCTTGCGGGGCCGGCCCCCCGTCCGGCCGTCGTCCTCGGCCTGGTCCTGCTGCTGCTCGGGCGTCTGGTCGCCGTCCACGTGGGCGTCCGCCCCCTCTCCGGGGTCTGGGTGGGTGCCCCCGGAAGGGTGCCCGAGGACCGGCTCGTGCGGGGCTGTTGACACCGGCTCGATCGCGGCCCCATGCTCTGGCTCGCCGGATCGTATAGGAAACGGGCAGGCCACCATCCCGGGACGACGCCGTCCGGGGGTGCCCTCCGCTCCTGTTCCCCACCAGCCGTCTACCGCTTGGAGCTCGTCGATGAGCATGCTCGCCGTCCTGCGCGGACCCCGCCAGGTGCTGTTCG harbors:
- a CDS encoding Dabb family protein, whose product is MITHTVSFCLVHPEGSEAEVEFLTRARAVLSAVPGVQDLAVHRQVSPQSPHRFQLSMRFSDEQAYRAYDEHPEHVRFVRERWAPEVADFQELDLTAWP
- a CDS encoding alpha/beta fold hydrolase, whose product is MAAGRTVLVRGSAVQVLDVGSGPAVLLLHGSGPGTTGAGSWGATAEALAGSCRLVAPDLAGFGGTPLPPGSRGGRRTWTEQASGLVDALGLDRYVVVGHSMGAAVALSLAVARPSQVAGVVAVSAMGAPGAPLSPDLEAVWAAPPGRDGARDMLSRLLLDPALVGEQAVTARAAAMEAGEAAFEGLFPPPRQRWVDDLALAPAELAGVRAPVLLVHGAQDTVTPLATSVPALLASLPDARLHVLDRCGHAPAVEHPDAFRALLADFLGVEAPPDRRQDGRPS
- a CDS encoding DJ-1/PfpI family protein; amino-acid sequence: MPRALLLTGDAAEELDTMYPYYRVQEGGWDVDVSSRTLRDVQLVIHEFDPGSDAYVEKPGRRLPVDVPWSEVDVERYDALIIPGGRAPEWIRVDADVRRITEHFFARDLPIALVCHGAQVPAVYGLLKGRKTACFPPITGDMENAGATVVDAPDVVDGNLVSCRGWPDMPQFGRAMMELFARHAASVPA
- a CDS encoding GntR family transcriptional regulator, with the translated sequence MDGDQTPEQQQDQAEDDGRTGGRPRKRLADEVYDTLLAQLMSLRIVPGSRVTIDALARELGVSQTPIRDALNRMEADGLVVRVHHAGYRIPPQITRGRFEDMLEVRLLLEPAAARRAAERATPEHVRGMRQMLAEMADLAGGDGHLAYGAFGRRDAAFHDLVALSGGNALVREALARLHTHVHLFRLLFDTQVTSLATAEHDEVLEAVASRDPDAAAWAMRTHILRSGERFGALFDAAEAAGAAGAAGADGDDGGREGS